One region of Gigantopelta aegis isolate Gae_Host chromosome 7, Gae_host_genome, whole genome shotgun sequence genomic DNA includes:
- the LOC121377478 gene encoding zinc finger protein with KRAB and SCAN domains 5-like: MDSLLHYTSVNHADCLIGEINKLRRNEQLCDVLIIVGDYRIPAHRLILSACMPYFHSLLDDKPRANRPAEVILSDIDGEATKNIIEFCYTSAISITEENVLMLLPTAFTFQLDEISNLCCDFLVSQLHVKNCLIIHQVAVQCACHDLEQESAAYIQKHFDEILAEDSFLELPIYSVSQSLSCLQEEILDNTQVIGALRKWVEHQTEDRQKFAPEIAYYFPKLVDKLKEFLPEDLLMSLNMEDCNAASPAISNHDDNSPSKTMDSPLSYLDSPTYRHSNSPLPKHYANHLDDSYVPTNGLSIPIGLTIICTICGEIFDSQTELNIHRQECEDSVPSSAPADIPEFPTTNTNTTTTTANSVANTTNIFSSKPNYLRCDGSPKHSDLPFQGFPCPICGKHFPCKKNLGKHIKIHSQFGFECEVCYKKYSTKSNLQGHMRIHSGEKPYNCEFCGKGFVSYCVLKVHIRTHTGEKPFPCPTCGVSFAKNIHLKRHLQIHTGTKPHRCDICSKHFSRSDHLKRHIQSIHSGAKPHSCSLCGKDFVRKYELNKHFKLHFAATMDGSLAIIDPSNDSSFSNEPTGTESPRNDEPMGADSPSPEAALQEENIMD, encoded by the exons ATGGACAGCTTGTTGCATTACACGTCGGTGAACCATGCCGACTGCCTCATCGGAGAAATCAACAAACTGCGGAGAAACGAACAGCTCTGCGACGTTCTCATCATTGTGGGAGACTACCGAATCCCGGCTCACCGACTCATCCTGTCGGCGTGCATGCCGTATTTCCATTCCCTCCTCGATGACAAACCGCGGGCGAACCGACCGGCAGAGGTTATCCTCAGCGACATTGACGGGGAGGCGACGAAGAACATCATCGAGTTCTGTTACACATCGGCGATCTCCATCACGGAGGAGAACGTGTTGATGTTGCTGCCGACGGCATTCACGTTCCAGCTCGACGAGATTAGTAACCTGTGCTGTGACTTTCTCGTGTCACAGCTCCACGTGAAGAACTGCCTGATCATCCACCAGGTGGCAGTGCAGTGTGCGTGTCACGATCTCGAGCAGGAGAGTGCTGCGTACATTCAGAAACATTTCGATGAG ATTTTAGCAGAAGATTCCTTCCTGGAGTTGCCGATCTATAGTGTGTCACAGTCTTTATCGTGTCTTCAGGAAGAAATTTTAGACAACACCCAGGTCATAGGTGCTCTCAGGAAGTGGGTGGAACACCAGACAGAAGATAGACAGAAGTTTGCACCAGAG ATAGCATACTACTTTCCAAAACTTGTCGACAAGTTAAAAGAATTTCTACCTGAAGATTTGCTGATGTCTTTAAACATGGAAG atTGCAATGCCGCCAGTCCTGCCATTTCGAACCACGACGACAATTCTCCATCAAAGACCATGGATAGCCCGCTGTCCTACTTGGACAGTCCGACTTACCGACATTCCAACAGCCCACTGCCGAAACATTACGCGAACCACTTGGACGACAGCTATGTGCCGACGAATGGGCTGAGCATTCCCATCGGCTTGACGATCATCTGTACGATCTGTGGCGAGATTTTCGATTCTCAGACCGAGCTCAACATCCACCGGCAGGAGTGTGAGGATTCCGTGCCCTCCTCCGCCCCAGCAGACATCCCAGAATTCCCCACCACAAACACTAACACCACGACGACGACAGCAAACTCAGTCGCGAATACAACAAACATTTTCTCCAGCAAACCAAACTACCTCCGATGCGACGGATCTCCGAAGCATTCCGATTTGCCATTCCAGGGATTTCCGTGCCCAATCTGCGGGAAGCATTTCCCATGCAAGAAGAACTTGGGGAAGCACATAAAGATTCACTCCCAGTTCGGGTTCGAGTGTGAGGTCTGCTACAAGAAGTACAGCACCAAGTCCAATCTTCAAGGTCACATGAGGATACACTCGGGCGAAAAACCGTACAATTGTGAGTTCTGCGGAAAAGGTTTCGTCAGTTACTGCGTGCTCAAGGTTCACATCAGAACTCACACAG GCGAGAAGCCGTTTCCCTGCCCCACCTGCGGCGTCTCGTTCGCCAAGAACATCCACCTGAAGCGTCACCTACAGATCCACACGGGAACGAAACCGCACCGCTGCGACATCTGTAGCAAGCACTTCTCCCGTTCCGACCACCTGAAGCGGCACATCCAGAGCATCCACAGCGGGGCCAAGCCTCACTCGTGCTCGCTGTGCGGGAAAGACTTTGTCCGCAAGTACGAGCTGAACAAGCATTTCAAGCTGCACTTCGCGGCCACAATGGACGGGAGCCTGGCCATCATCGACCCCAGCAATGACTCGTCGTTCAGTAACGAGCCCACGGGGACCGAGAGTCCACGTAATGACGAACCTATGGGAGCTGACAGCCCGAGTCCAGAGGCAGCTTTACAGGAAGAAAACATCATGGATTAG